The window CATgcctatgatactcccccactacttctgctcgtgatcagagatgcatatatcgtcggccactaagggaacatggtcaactggttaaggtaaaaaaactgacaagcaaatctgtggtattgagcagaatatttgctgtagcttatttttataccaagacaaaataatgtacatgataacacttccaatcagttaagatcagaagccatgagacccactgtatggtactgcatcagggcatttattatcattattattattattattgagtgagagagcagtttatgccatcaaagtgacactggggtaaaatatacgaagcccaatatacccatcatgactacccgtctgataaaggtacaccaggcacatgcatcacaaccatatgtgcgcgacatggtgatctcatatcaagataaacagcacatgaccttgcaggtggggcccagttagaattttcttcaggttgagtagcccatcccgctcaaacggtccctgaataaggttgtttaaggatgttgaagaaccaccatgtttccagaggtgaactattcaaaccccaaagaatccctctcacacatggctatgatgctcccccactacttattattattattattattattattattattattattattattattatcattcatcatcatatcatcatcatcatcgtcgtcgtcgtcgtcgtcgtctatcatcatcatcattatcattatcatcatcatcatcaccatcataatcctcatcatcatcatcacatcatcatcgtcgtcgtcgtcgtcgtcgtcgtcgtcgtcgtcgtcgtcatcatcatcatcatcatcatcatcattatcatcaccatcattatcatcatcatcatcatcatcatcattatcatcatcatcatcatcaccaccataaccatcataatcatcatcatcatcatcatcattattatcatcatcatcattatcattattattatcattattattattattattattattattattattattattattattattattattattattattattattgttatttaatcgATCACTAATAATTAAGTATAAGTAAATACTCAGCTTTTATTACTACACAATAGCATTTATATACGCACtctcacactcattcacacacaaatgcgcacatatgcacagacagagacagacacacaagcacacacacgtacacacacacgcacacactttgtTAGGTAGTTCGAGGTTGTTGCAAATGAACGGACAATTAAATGCCTTTGCTAATGAAGGGTGAGATATTCCCAGGAAAGTGTTACAACATGAGGAAAACTGTGATATTACGATGAAGTGTGGAAGTCACGGTGATCTGAACGCGGTAACAAGCCGAGGGAATATACCACATTcaatacacagccacacatatcatcaccaatatcagcagccagcagtggcagcagtggaAGCAGCgccatgctcatcatcatcatcgtcatcatcatcatcatcactatcatctccatcagcagcagcaccatgaccaccatgctcatcaccatcatcatcatcatcatcatcatcatcatcatcatcatcatcatcgtcatcatcatcaccacaaccaccaccatcattatcatcatcatcatcatcatcatcatcatcatcatcattatcatcatcatcatcatcatcatcatcatcatcatcatcaccatcatcatcatcatcatcatcatcatcatcatcatcatcatcgtcatcatcatcaccacaaccaccaccatcattatcatcatcatcatcatcatcatcatcatcatcatcatcatcattatcatcatcatcatcatcatcatcatcatcatctgcaacaccatcaccaccaccactatgctcatcattatcatcatcaccaccaccaccgtcgtcatcatcatcatcatcatcatcatctgcaacaccatcaccaccactatgctcatcattatcatcatcaccaccaccaccgtcgtcatcatcatcatcatcatcatcatctgcaacaccatcaccaccactaagctcatcattaatcatcatcaccaccaccaccgtcgtcatcatcatcaccatcatcatagcagcagcagcagcagcagtagtgacaGTAGCAGTATGACTATAATCACGCTCATActcacactcatcatcatcatcatcatagtcatcgtcattattaccatcatcatcatcatcgtcgtcgtcattatcatcatcatcatcattagcaacagtagcaacagcagcattaTGACTACAATCACGACTACACtcgtcaccattatcattatcatcatcattatcgcagtcataatcatcatcgtcgtcgtcgtcgtcttcatcatctttaatacctatttctttactacccacaaggggctaaacacagagaggacaatcaaggacagacaaacggatgaagtcgactatatcgactccagtgcgtaactggtacttatttaatcgaccccgaaaggatgaaaggcaaagtggacctcggcggaatttgaactcacaacgtagcggcaggcgaaatacatatttctttactacccacaaggggttaaacacagagaggacaaacaaacggattaagtcgattacatcgaccccagtgcgtaactggtacttaatttatcgaccccgaaaggatgaaaggcaaagttgacctcggcggaatttgaactcagaacgtagtggcagacgaaatacgtctacgcatttcgcccggtgtgctaacgtttctgccagttcgccgcctaattattattattattattgttgttgttgttgttgttgttgttgttattacgttTCTCGTTGACAGATGATTTTATAGTTCTTTAAATGTACATTTATTCGTCAATATTGAGGAAAATACTCTATTAATACGGATGACAGATAATATGAAAACAGAGCTGTCTATTGtccgacgaaatacggctacgcatttcgcccggtgtgctaacgttttcgCCAGTtcgcggcaggcgaaataccgctaagcatttcgcccggcgtgctaacgtttctgcaagctcgccatacagtcgtcatcgtcatcatcgccgtcgtcgtcatcgacgTCAATGTcgttattctcatcatcatcatcatcatcatcgtcatcatcgtcatcatcaccatgatcctCACTATAGATTGTGATGCGTGTTTCTAACTGAGCCAATCCCGGACAATAGACAGCTCTGTTTTGATATTATCTGTCATCCGTATTAATAGAGTATTTTCCTCAATATTGATGAATAAATGTACATTTAAAGAACTATAAAATCATCTGTCAACGAGAaacgtaataacaacaacaacaacaacaacaataataataataatgataataataataataataataataataataataataataataataataataataataataataataataagcatcttaatggcaaatacccaaagagagttaatagtgccgatgttgacaaagcccttaaacatcaatggttaatggcttctggcttaaaatcagaaaccaaagggtttatcatagcagcccaagatcaatgcatACCTAcgagaaactaccaggccaacatattaaagaacggcaacTGCCCAACATGACGTGTTTGTCAAcagcaaaatgaaaccattgatcatgttgtctccttgtgtagtcttcttgcgcctacagaatatctcaacaggtatgatagagctgcacaatatattcattgGATAATTTGCAAAACCCTGAACTTGGTGGAAATACAAACTGGTGGGAAAAAAACCCACCtcaagtgcttgaaaatgatctcatttcactcctctggaacttcactattcaaactgacagaaagatagatgcgagtaggccagacattatattgaaagacttcagacaaaaatcatgcctcctcattgatatgactgtcccaatcgacagaaatgtatctgtaaagaattaccaaaaactgagcatgtataaaaatcttgaaatagaaattgtcaAAATGTGGAAccagaagactaaaacaatacctgttgtcatagatgcCCTAGCAATGATTGCAAAAGGGGCTGACATCTACCAAGCTCAGATACCAGGGAACCCccaaaattcaaaagatagtgtacatgagaactgcccatatccttcgtaaaatactgtctatgtagtATCAGGCATAAccccaacttgaacttctaacttgtctcttgaggcctctgggtgagacttagattcaacttgtacaaatacaaagcaaaattgAAACATATAAATACGATAATTTTTTTCATGTCGAGTGCTCAAGAGATTCCTGAATAAcagttgtttaaggacgttgaaagaaacacccatgttcccagaggtgaattattcttCAAACCCgcaagaatttctttcaacacacggctatcatgacccccactacttctgctcgtgatcggtgatacacatatcgtcaaactattattattattattattattattattattattattattattattattattattattattattattctatgtttgacttttgctttatatttgtacaagttggctccaagtctcacccagagacctcaagagacaacagggtttgaagttcatgttgttgttatgcctagtgtgccatatatttggggggtggggatgttgtactaatgaatgtctaaaaataaaaggtttttttttttttttttttaaactgaaaattatgtttgttttaagccttgagattacatagagagtattttgcgtaggatatgagcagttcccatgagcactatcttttgaacttctgccatttttgggtttcctggtatctgagttaggtagctatcagccccttttgctatcattcccagggcacctatgacaacaggtattgttttagtcttcagcctccacattttgctgatttctatttcaagatctttatatttgcttagtttttggtaggtcttgacagatacgtttatatcgattggggcagtcatatcaatgaggaggcatgttctttgtttgaagtctttcaatatgatgtctggcctatttgcatctatcttcctgtcagtttgaatggtgaagttccagaggagtgagatgtggtcattttcaatcactgggggtggtttgtgttcccaccagtttttttcatggggcaaatccaggtttctacagattacccagtgaatatattgtgcagctctatcgtgcctgttgagatactctgtaggcgctagaagactgcacttggagaccacatggtcaatggtttcattttgttgcttgcatacacgacacgttggactgcttctgttggtaggcattgatcttgagctgctatgataaacccctctgtttcagattttaagccagaggccattagccattgatgggtcagggctttgtcgatatctgcattattcgctctctttgggtatttgccatagagagctttttcttgccatttattattcagaatatctaaggccgcagttttggcacgggttttcatgcgcctagctttttctgtgcttgtttcttgtatatctatctctaattccgaaattggttgtattcggaattcacttagatattcctttgcctgttttgtgactgagtatgatgctttcttgttttcatgttttgagacaagttttaacatccagtcctcagagtttttcaggtaggtgtctaggccaattgtagcaatcttcattgttattgccagttgcaaaagaccacggcctccctcttttcttgacagatagagtcgttctgtatctgccttagggtggtgcattctatgcattgtcaacagtttccttatttttctgtcgagctgacatatttcagtaattgaccagttaacaatattgaaactgaaagtcacgactggtatagctaatgcgttaattgcttcgatcctgtttcttgcattcagctctgtcttgagtattgctctcactcttcgatagcattctctcctgattttcttcctcatctctgaatgcctattccgttcccttcaattacccctaggtacttgtagctctccgctgggtctagttcttttatgacattctgttggtcaaggttaacgttagatgtttctgtcatttttcctttgataaaggtagcctttgcacatttatcgaggccgaattgcattctgatgtcgtcactgaatggtttgactatcgctagtaagcccttgagttgttgatcattttttgcaaaaagcttaaaatcatccatgtaaacgagatgatttatatttttatcaaacatttatacccgtactgcgcgtcattgagcagctttgagagaggtattaaggataaacaaaagaggagagttatattattatttattattatattattattattattattattgagtgagcgagcagagcatgccatcaaagtgacactggggtaaaatatacgaagcccagtatacccatcatgactacccgtctgataagggtacaccaagcacatgcatcacaaccatatgtgcgcgacatggtgatctcatatcaagataaacagcacat of the Octopus sinensis linkage group LG16, ASM634580v1, whole genome shotgun sequence genome contains:
- the LOC115220275 gene encoding prostatic spermine-binding protein-like produces the protein VADDDDDDDDDDDDDDDDDDDDDNDDDDDDDDDDDDDDNDGGGCGDDDDDDDDDDDDDDDDDDGDDDDDDDDDDDDDNDDDDDDDDDDDDNDGGGCGDDDDDDDDDDDDDDDDDDDDDDDDDNDDDDDDDDNDGDDNDDDDDDDDDDDDDDDDDDDDDD